From the Rhodoferax sp. WC2427 genome, one window contains:
- a CDS encoding NAD(P)H-hydrate dehydratase, with protein sequence MQRITPDRAHPLFDTAATRRIEQAAMADLPPHTLMQRAGLAVARLARALAPHARTVWIACGPGNNGGDGLEAATQLHLRGTAVVVTWLGTEASAPADSLAALARARAAGVLFADTPPTALTTQDLCIDALLGIGSSRAPAGTMAAWIAAMNASPAPILAIDLPTGLQADTGSFAMQSVAGSADGISAISIIYAQNTLCLLSLKPGLFTGHGRDAAGQVWLDDLGIPTAHGATAQLVGAPLSASRTHASHKGSYGDVAILGGAPGMTGAALLAASAALHTGAGRVFVGLLDGGSLGVHPQQPELMFRAPSALALHALAVVCGCGGGEAVRALLPRVLAEAARLVLDADALNAIAADTALQAQLRARATQSLPTVLTPHPLEAARLLGCSTAQIQADRLGAAQQLADRFACVAVLKGSGTVIAAPSQTPHINPTGNGRLATAGTGDVLAGMVGARLAMGQYAVVAACEAVFAHGLAADHWPAGQPLTASALARS encoded by the coding sequence ATGCAACGCATCACACCTGACCGCGCCCACCCCCTGTTTGACACCGCGGCCACGCGCCGCATTGAGCAGGCCGCCATGGCCGACCTGCCGCCCCACACCCTGATGCAGCGCGCCGGGCTGGCCGTGGCCCGGCTGGCCCGGGCGCTGGCACCGCACGCCCGCACCGTGTGGATTGCCTGCGGCCCCGGCAACAACGGCGGCGACGGGCTGGAAGCCGCCACCCAGCTGCATCTGCGCGGCACCGCCGTGGTGGTGACCTGGCTGGGCACAGAAGCCAGCGCCCCCGCCGACAGCCTGGCCGCGCTGGCCCGCGCCCGCGCCGCAGGCGTGCTTTTCGCCGATACGCCGCCCACCGCCCTGACCACCCAGGACCTGTGCATCGATGCACTCCTGGGCATCGGCAGCAGCCGCGCCCCGGCAGGCACCATGGCCGCATGGATTGCCGCCATGAACGCCAGCCCGGCCCCCATCCTGGCTATCGATTTACCCACCGGCCTGCAAGCCGACACCGGTAGTTTTGCTATGCAATCAGTAGCTGGTAGCGCCGATGGAATAAGCGCTATCAGCATCATTTATGCACAAAACACGCTGTGCCTACTCAGCCTCAAGCCAGGTCTGTTTACCGGCCATGGCCGCGATGCCGCAGGCCAGGTCTGGTTGGACGACTTGGGCATCCCCACGGCCCATGGCGCCACGGCCCAACTGGTAGGCGCACCGCTTTCGGCCAGCCGCACCCATGCCAGCCACAAAGGCAGTTACGGTGACGTGGCCATCCTCGGCGGCGCACCGGGCATGACCGGTGCCGCCCTGCTGGCCGCCAGCGCCGCGCTGCACACGGGCGCCGGGCGGGTCTTCGTCGGGCTGCTGGACGGCGGCAGCCTGGGCGTACACCCGCAACAGCCCGAACTGATGTTCCGCGCGCCCAGCGCCCTGGCCTTGCACGCGCTGGCCGTGGTGTGCGGCTGTGGCGGCGGCGAGGCGGTGCGCGCCCTGCTGCCCCGGGTACTGGCTGAGGCCGCCCGGCTGGTGCTGGATGCCGACGCGCTGAACGCCATCGCCGCCGACACCGCCCTGCAAGCCCAGTTGCGCGCCCGCGCCACCCAAAGCCTGCCCACGGTGCTCACCCCGCATCCGCTGGAAGCCGCCCGCCTGCTGGGCTGCAGCACCGCGCAGATCCAGGCCGACCGGCTGGGGGCCGCCCAGCAACTGGCCGACCGTTTCGCCTGCGTGGCGGTGCTCAAGGGTTCGGGCACGGTCATCGCCGCGCCGAGCCAGACGCCCCACATCAACCCCACCGGTAATGGACGGCTGGCGACGGCGGGAACGGGGGATGTGCTGGCCGGCATGGTCGGTGCCCGGCTGGCGATGGGCCAATATGCGGTGGTGGCCGCCTGCGAGGCGGTATTTGCGCACGGGCTGGCGGCAGACCATTGGCCCGCGGGCCAGCCGCTGACGGCCAGCGCGCTGGCAAGAAGCTAG
- a CDS encoding bifunctional (p)ppGpp synthetase/guanosine-3',5'-bis(diphosphate) 3'-pyrophosphohydrolase — translation MKSLPAAPPVAAHPEERVPGVVAVTAQTLPEQVNALARARNFAEPLIADELLDTGENTLAHADAVAAILRAVGGSEAMQAASYLVYACEHLNKPQEVITKAFGANFAALALETTQLMRVQRLSRGAESSAHLADDSAVQTENVRKMLLAFSRDLRVVMLRLASRLQTLRFCAASKTPVPPRLARESLEVFAPLANRLGIWQIKWELEDLSFRFTEPDTYKQVARLLDEKRAEREANMEHLRASLEAELASQGIQATVQGRPKHIYSIVKKMRGKSLGFDQLFDIRALRVIVPSVPDCYAALGWVHSRFVPMAEEFDDYIAKPKGNGYQSLHTVVLQMVDGVACLPIEIQIRTQAMHDHAEHGVAAHWAYKEAGAKGYAGVSASGEYDAKIAVLRQLLAWERDLSGAAPHSADVLGDRIYVLTPDAAVVELPVGATAVDFAYSVHTNLGHRCRGAKVDGVQVPLNTPLQNGQTVEITAAKEGGPSRDWLNTELGYLVSHRARAKARAWFNAAALHTTVARGREAVEKLLQREGKTAIKLDDLAARLGFKSADDLFEVVGKDEFSLRSIEILLRPPEPVLAPDDYLLLKKARNPENSPKGGVLVVGVESLMTQLAKCCKPAPPDAIVGFITRGKGVSIHRADCSNFREMSVRNGERVIEVEWGSGKNEGTSVYPVDVSVQAADRQGLLRDISEVFTKEKMNVIGVQTQSVKGTAWMTFTVEVADAARLTKVLGVVSDVAGVRSARRR, via the coding sequence ATGAAAAGTTTGCCCGCTGCGCCCCCCGTCGCGGCCCACCCTGAAGAGCGCGTGCCCGGCGTCGTGGCAGTGACCGCCCAGACCCTGCCCGAGCAGGTCAATGCCCTGGCCCGGGCGCGCAATTTTGCCGAGCCGCTGATTGCCGACGAACTGCTGGATACCGGCGAAAACACCCTGGCCCACGCCGATGCCGTGGCCGCCATCTTGCGCGCCGTGGGCGGCTCCGAGGCCATGCAGGCTGCCAGCTACCTGGTGTATGCCTGCGAGCATTTGAACAAGCCGCAAGAGGTCATCACCAAGGCCTTTGGGGCCAACTTCGCCGCCCTGGCGCTGGAAACCACCCAGCTCATGCGGGTGCAGCGCCTGTCGCGCGGGGCCGAGTCGTCGGCCCATCTGGCCGACGACTCGGCCGTCCAGACCGAGAACGTGCGCAAAATGCTGCTGGCCTTCTCGCGCGACCTGCGGGTGGTGATGCTGCGGCTGGCCTCGCGCCTGCAGACCCTGCGCTTTTGCGCGGCCAGCAAAACCCCGGTGCCACCCCGTCTGGCGCGCGAATCGCTGGAAGTGTTTGCGCCGCTGGCCAACCGGCTAGGCATCTGGCAGATCAAGTGGGAACTGGAAGACCTGTCGTTCCGCTTCACCGAGCCGGACACCTACAAACAGGTGGCCCGCCTGCTGGACGAAAAGCGGGCGGAGCGCGAAGCGAACATGGAGCATCTGCGTGCCAGCCTGGAGGCCGAACTGGCCAGCCAGGGCATCCAGGCCACGGTGCAAGGCCGCCCCAAGCACATCTACAGCATCGTCAAGAAGATGCGCGGCAAATCGCTGGGATTCGACCAGCTGTTTGACATCCGCGCCCTGCGTGTGATCGTGCCCAGCGTGCCCGACTGCTATGCCGCTTTGGGCTGGGTGCATTCCCGCTTCGTGCCCATGGCCGAAGAGTTCGACGACTACATCGCCAAGCCGAAGGGCAACGGGTACCAGTCGCTGCATACCGTGGTGCTGCAAATGGTTGACGGCGTGGCCTGTTTACCGATCGAAATCCAGATCCGCACCCAGGCCATGCACGACCATGCCGAGCACGGTGTGGCCGCCCACTGGGCCTACAAAGAGGCGGGCGCCAAGGGCTACGCCGGGGTGTCGGCCAGCGGCGAATACGATGCCAAGATCGCCGTGCTGCGCCAACTTCTGGCCTGGGAGCGCGACCTTTCCGGGGCCGCCCCGCACAGCGCCGACGTGTTGGGCGACCGCATCTACGTGCTGACCCCCGATGCCGCCGTGGTGGAGCTGCCCGTCGGGGCCACCGCCGTGGACTTTGCCTACAGCGTGCACACCAACCTGGGCCACCGCTGCCGCGGTGCCAAGGTGGACGGCGTGCAGGTGCCGCTGAACACCCCGCTGCAAAACGGCCAGACCGTGGAGATCACGGCCGCCAAAGAGGGCGGGCCTTCGCGCGACTGGCTCAACACCGAGCTGGGCTACCTGGTCAGCCACCGCGCCCGGGCCAAGGCCCGCGCCTGGTTCAACGCTGCCGCCCTGCACACCACGGTGGCGCGTGGGCGCGAGGCGGTGGAAAAGCTGCTGCAGCGCGAGGGCAAAACCGCGATCAAGCTCGACGACCTGGCCGCCCGGCTGGGCTTCAAGTCGGCCGACGACCTGTTCGAAGTGGTGGGCAAGGACGAGTTTTCACTGCGTAGCATCGAAATATTGCTGCGCCCGCCCGAGCCGGTGCTGGCCCCGGACGACTATTTGCTGCTCAAAAAAGCCCGCAACCCGGAGAACTCGCCCAAAGGCGGTGTGCTGGTGGTGGGCGTGGAGTCGCTGATGACGCAGCTGGCCAAATGCTGCAAGCCCGCGCCGCCGGATGCCATCGTGGGCTTTATCACGCGCGGCAAGGGCGTCAGCATCCACCGTGCCGATTGCAGCAATTTCCGCGAAATGTCGGTGCGCAACGGTGAGCGCGTGATCGAGGTGGAATGGGGCAGCGGAAAAAACGAGGGGACATCTGTCTACCCTGTGGACGTATCGGTACAGGCCGCCGACCGCCAAGGCTTGCTGCGCGATATCTCCGAAGTCTTTACCAAGGAAAAAATGAACGTCATCGGGGTACAAACCCAGTCGGTCAAGGGCACGGCCTGGATGACCTTCACCGTGGAAGTGGCCGATGCGGCCCGCCTGACCAAGGTGCTGGGCGTGGTGTCGGATGTGGCGGGTGTACGTTCGGCCAGGAGAAGGTAG
- a CDS encoding SDR family oxidoreductase, producing MENHPKVAIVTGAGSGIGRAVALALLAAGYRVALAGRRAEPLHAVALESGAAERALAVPTDVTDAAAVQALFDATVAQFGRVDLLFNNAGTGTPAVLLEDLSLAQWQSVVNVNFTGMFLCIQQAFRVMKAQSPQGGRIINNGSISSTTPRPNSIAYTSTKHGVRGMTKAAALDGRKYNIAVGQIDIGNAATDMTKRMTTGILQPNGEMVVEPVMDVAIVGKSVLYMDSLPPEANVLFHTVMATKMPFVGRG from the coding sequence ATGGAAAACCACCCCAAAGTCGCCATCGTCACCGGCGCAGGCAGCGGCATTGGCCGCGCCGTTGCCCTGGCGCTGCTGGCCGCCGGCTACCGCGTTGCGCTGGCCGGCCGCCGTGCGGAACCCCTGCACGCGGTGGCGCTGGAGTCCGGTGCCGCAGAGCGTGCCTTGGCCGTGCCTACCGACGTGACCGATGCCGCCGCCGTGCAGGCTTTGTTCGATGCCACGGTGGCCCAGTTTGGCCGGGTCGATCTGCTGTTCAATAACGCCGGTACCGGCACGCCTGCCGTGCTGCTGGAAGATCTGAGCCTGGCCCAATGGCAGAGCGTGGTGAACGTGAACTTCACCGGCATGTTTTTGTGCATCCAGCAGGCGTTTCGGGTGATGAAGGCGCAAAGCCCGCAGGGCGGGCGCATCATCAACAACGGCTCCATCTCCAGCACCACGCCGCGCCCGAACTCGATTGCCTATACCTCCACCAAGCACGGTGTGCGCGGCATGACCAAGGCCGCTGCGCTGGATGGCCGCAAGTACAACATCGCCGTGGGCCAGATCGACATCGGCAATGCCGCTACCGACATGACCAAGCGCATGACCACCGGCATCCTGCAACCGAATGGCGAGATGGTGGTCGAGCCGGTGATGGACGTGGCCATCGTCGGCAAGTCGGTGCTCTACATGGACAGCCTGCCGCCGGAGGCCAACGTGCTGTTCCACACCGTCATGGCCACCAAGATGCCCTTCGTGGGTCGCGGCTAG
- a CDS encoding alpha/beta fold hydrolase codes for MTEPRLCYVPCPGAAAKTNAPDHTGHRMAYWQWGDPANPHVVVCVHGLTRQGRDFDVLARALSPFARVICPDVVGRGQSDWLQDPQAYQLPTYAGDMLALLAQVHAQAPITTLDWLGTSMGGLIGMALLGTPGLPLPVPVRRLVLNDIGPSLDVAALQRIGSYLGKTGRFETLQQAADAMWAISASFGPHTPAQWLALSEHMVRPLVAGEPALTLHYDPALAAAFSSFTAESAAQGEAGLWALYDHITAQTLLLRGAESDLLSATTAQAMAQRGPKARLVEFAGVGHAPTFNADDQVAVVVDFLQS; via the coding sequence ATGACCGAACCCCGCCTCTGCTACGTCCCGTGCCCCGGTGCCGCTGCCAAGACCAACGCTCCCGACCACACCGGCCACCGCATGGCGTACTGGCAGTGGGGCGACCCGGCGAACCCGCACGTGGTGGTCTGCGTGCATGGCCTGACCCGCCAGGGCCGCGACTTTGACGTACTGGCCCGGGCGCTCAGCCCATTTGCCCGCGTCATCTGCCCCGACGTGGTGGGCCGGGGCCAGAGCGACTGGCTGCAAGATCCCCAGGCCTACCAGTTGCCCACCTACGCTGGCGACATGCTGGCCTTGCTGGCCCAGGTGCACGCGCAAGCCCCCATCACCACGCTGGATTGGCTGGGCACCAGCATGGGCGGCTTGATCGGCATGGCGCTGCTGGGCACGCCCGGCCTGCCGCTGCCCGTGCCGGTGCGCCGCCTGGTGTTGAACGACATCGGCCCCAGCCTGGATGTGGCCGCCCTGCAGCGCATCGGCAGCTACCTGGGCAAAACCGGGCGCTTCGAGACGCTGCAACAGGCCGCCGACGCGATGTGGGCCATCTCCGCCAGCTTCGGCCCGCACACGCCCGCCCAGTGGCTGGCCCTCTCGGAGCACATGGTGCGGCCCCTGGTGGCCGGTGAACCCGCGCTGACCCTGCACTACGATCCGGCGCTGGCCGCTGCGTTCAGCAGCTTCACCGCCGAGTCCGCTGCCCAAGGCGAGGCCGGGCTGTGGGCGCTGTACGACCACATCACCGCCCAGACCCTGCTGCTGCGCGGGGCCGAGTCGGATCTGCTGTCGGCCACCACCGCGCAGGCCATGGCCCAGCGCGGGCCAAAAGCCCGGTTGGTGGAGTTTGCAGGGGTAGGCCATGCACCCACATTCAATGCCGATGACCAGGTGGCCGTCGTGGTTGATTTTTTACAGTCCTGA
- the phaR gene encoding polyhydroxyalkanoate synthesis repressor PhaR yields the protein MPSHSPNSAHDDTHRVIKKYPNRRLYDTDTSTYITLAEVKKLVMEREPVRVLDAKTGDDLTRAILLQIILEEEAGGAPMFTEQALANMIRFYGNTMQSFLGPYLEKNVQTFVDLQSTMGEQAKGMTPEAWAQMLKLQSPAMQGMLGSYVEQSKNVFVQMQEQMQKQTAQLLGSFGLKP from the coding sequence GTGCCCAGCCATTCTCCGAACAGCGCGCATGACGACACCCACCGCGTCATCAAGAAGTACCCGAACCGTCGTCTCTACGATACGGATACCTCGACTTACATCACCTTGGCCGAAGTCAAGAAGTTGGTGATGGAGCGTGAGCCTGTGCGCGTGCTGGATGCCAAGACCGGTGACGATCTGACCCGGGCCATCCTGCTGCAGATCATCCTGGAAGAAGAGGCCGGTGGCGCACCCATGTTCACCGAGCAGGCGCTGGCCAACATGATCCGCTTCTACGGCAACACCATGCAAAGCTTTCTGGGCCCATACCTGGAAAAAAACGTGCAAACCTTCGTCGATCTGCAGTCCACCATGGGCGAACAGGCCAAGGGCATGACCCCCGAGGCGTGGGCGCAAATGCTCAAATTGCAGTCGCCCGCCATGCAGGGCATGTTGGGTAGCTACGTCGAGCAGTCCAAAAATGTTTTTGTGCAAATGCAGGAGCAAATGCAAAAGCAGACGGCCCAATTGCTGGGCAGCTTCGGCCTGAAACCCTGA
- the rimO gene encoding 30S ribosomal protein S12 methylthiotransferase RimO, which yields MIEAISPSKIPKVGFVSLGCPKALTDSELILTQLSAEGYQTSKTFEGADLVIVNTCGFIDDAVKESLDTIGEALATNGRVIVTGCLGAKAGDAGGNLVRQMHPSVLAVTGPHATQEVMDAVHANLPKPHDPFLDLIPNAFGTAGIKLTPRHYAYLKISEGCNHRCTFCIIPSMRGDLVSRNIGDVLSDAKALFEGGVKELLVISQDTSAYGVDVKYRTGFWDGKPVKTRMLELVQTLADIAEPYGAWVRLHYVYPYPSVDEIIPLMATGRVLPYLDVPLQHSHPDVLKRMKRPASGEKNLERIQRWREACPSLVIRSTFIAGFPGETEEEFAHLLDFMREAQIDRAGCFAYSPVDGAAANDIPGMLPFELREERRARFMAVAEEVSAAKLLKRVGATMQVLVDSAPGMGKKGGIGRSYADAPEIDGIVRLLPPEKISKTLKVGEFTKARIVGTQGHDLVALPI from the coding sequence ATGATCGAAGCAATTTCCCCATCCAAAATACCCAAAGTCGGGTTTGTCAGCCTGGGCTGCCCCAAGGCCTTGACGGACTCCGAGCTCATCCTCACCCAACTCAGCGCCGAAGGCTACCAAACCTCCAAGACCTTTGAAGGTGCCGACCTGGTGATCGTCAACACCTGTGGTTTCATTGACGATGCCGTCAAGGAAAGCCTGGACACCATTGGCGAAGCCCTGGCCACCAATGGCCGCGTCATCGTCACTGGCTGCCTGGGGGCCAAGGCGGGCGATGCCGGCGGCAACCTGGTGCGGCAAATGCACCCCAGCGTGCTGGCTGTCACCGGCCCGCACGCCACCCAGGAGGTGATGGATGCCGTCCACGCCAACCTGCCCAAGCCACACGACCCGTTTTTGGACCTGATTCCCAACGCCTTTGGCACCGCAGGCATCAAGCTCACGCCCCGGCATTACGCCTATTTGAAGATCAGCGAAGGCTGCAACCACCGCTGCACCTTTTGCATCATCCCGTCGATGCGCGGCGATCTGGTGTCGCGCAATATCGGCGACGTGCTCAGCGATGCCAAGGCCTTGTTTGAAGGTGGCGTGAAAGAGCTGCTGGTCATCAGCCAGGACACCTCGGCTTACGGCGTGGACGTGAAGTACCGCACCGGCTTCTGGGACGGCAAGCCGGTCAAAACCCGCATGCTGGAACTGGTGCAAACCTTGGCCGACATCGCCGAGCCTTATGGCGCCTGGGTGCGCCTGCACTATGTCTACCCGTACCCCAGCGTGGACGAGATCATTCCGCTGATGGCCACGGGCCGTGTGCTGCCATACCTGGACGTGCCCTTGCAGCACAGCCACCCCGACGTGCTCAAGCGCATGAAGCGCCCGGCCAGCGGCGAGAAAAACCTGGAGCGCATCCAGCGCTGGCGCGAGGCCTGCCCGTCGCTGGTAATCCGAAGCACCTTCATCGCCGGTTTCCCGGGCGAAACCGAAGAAGAATTTGCGCATCTGCTGGATTTCATGCGCGAAGCCCAGATCGACCGCGCAGGCTGCTTTGCCTACAGCCCGGTGGATGGAGCGGCCGCCAACGACATTCCCGGCATGCTGCCCTTCGAGTTGCGCGAAGAACGCCGCGCCCGCTTCATGGCCGTGGCCGAAGAAGTGTCTGCCGCCAAGTTGCTCAAGCGCGTGGGTGCGACCATGCAGGTCTTGGTGGATTCGGCGCCCGGCATGGGTAAAAAGGGCGGCATTGGCCGCAGCTACGCCGACGCGCCCGAGATCGACGGCATCGTGCGCCTGCTGCCTCCCGAAAAAATCAGCAAGACCTTGAAGGTGGGGGAGTTCACCAAAGCGCGCATTGTGGGTACCCAGGGCCACGATCTGGTGGCTTTGCCGATCTAA
- a CDS encoding FAD-dependent oxidoreductase, whose product MKVAVIGAGVVGVSTAYELAADGHQVTVFERHSAAAEEASFASAGLLTLGTALPSAPPGLVGSVLQGLFSRNAPVQLGWGLTGNELAWLWKCRSAQQPAVYLDHRARLHRLAGYSAERLQALTHHLHLDYDRIEGSLLLLRTAKERDQAQPGLQWLREAGVAWQQLDAPAARLHEPALNADTPLAAAIHLPGDAVGNCRQFTMLLKAEAQQLGVQFEFNRTVAHIEPAPAATVSIANEATPRRFDAVVVCAGLASAALLRPLGVQIPLAAVYGYSLSAAIREPLNAPVSAVVDGQHQISIARMGQRVRVAGGFDMGSRADAKNPAAIARLYQVLYDWFPGAAQLASNVQIWKGARPTLPDGTPVIGPSGRPGIWLNLGHGAYGWALASGSARATADLVAGRVPELDIDGWGLERLRH is encoded by the coding sequence ATGAAGGTCGCCGTGATTGGCGCGGGGGTGGTGGGCGTCAGCACCGCATACGAGTTGGCCGCCGACGGCCACCAGGTCACCGTATTTGAGCGCCACAGCGCCGCCGCCGAGGAGGCCAGCTTTGCCAGTGCGGGCCTGCTCACCCTGGGCACCGCCTTGCCCAGTGCCCCGCCCGGCCTGGTCGGCAGCGTGCTGCAGGGTCTGTTCAGCCGAAACGCGCCCGTCCAACTGGGCTGGGGCCTGACGGGTAACGAACTGGCCTGGCTGTGGAAATGCCGCAGTGCCCAGCAACCCGCCGTCTACCTAGACCACCGCGCCCGGCTGCACCGCCTGGCCGGATACAGTGCCGAACGCCTGCAAGCCCTGACCCACCACCTGCATCTGGACTACGACCGCATCGAGGGCAGCCTGCTGCTGCTGCGCACCGCCAAAGAACGGGACCAGGCCCAGCCCGGTCTGCAATGGCTGCGCGAGGCGGGTGTGGCCTGGCAACAGCTCGATGCCCCGGCCGCCCGCCTGCACGAACCCGCCCTGAACGCCGACACCCCCCTAGCCGCCGCCATCCACCTGCCCGGCGATGCCGTGGGCAACTGCCGCCAGTTCACCATGCTGCTCAAGGCGGAAGCCCAGCAGCTTGGCGTGCAATTTGAGTTCAATCGCACGGTAGCGCACATCGAACCTGCGCCAGCAGCTACCGTTTCCATAGCAAACGAGGCCACGCCGCGCCGCTTTGACGCGGTGGTGGTCTGCGCCGGGCTGGCCTCGGCTGCGCTGCTGCGGCCGCTAGGCGTGCAGATTCCGCTGGCGGCGGTGTACGGCTACTCGCTGTCGGCCGCCATCCGCGAACCCCTGAACGCCCCGGTCAGCGCGGTGGTCGACGGCCAGCACCAGATCTCGATTGCCCGCATGGGCCAGCGCGTGCGCGTGGCGGGCGGATTTGACATGGGCAGCCGCGCCGATGCCAAAAACCCAGCCGCCATCGCCCGCCTGTACCAGGTGCTGTACGACTGGTTCCCCGGCGCGGCCCAGCTCGCCAGCAATGTGCAGATCTGGAAAGGCGCCCGCCCCACCCTGCCCGACGGCACCCCGGTGATCGGCCCCAGCGGCCGGCCCGGCATCTGGCTGAACCTGGGGCACGGCGCCTACGGCTGGGCACTGGCCAGCGGCAGCGCCCGCGCCACCGCCGACCTGGTGGCAGGCCGCGTGCCGGAGCTGGACATCGACGGTTGGGGACTGGAGCGCCTGCGGCACTGA
- the rnr gene encoding ribonuclease R, with the protein MLDEIEGTIQGHRDGHGFVLRDDGESDIYLPSNEMRAVLHKDRVKVNIVRSDRKGRPEGRVLEIVERPPQPIIGRLLQESGIWLVAPEDKRYGQDVLIPKAGIGSAKAGQVVVVELTEPPALFGQPVGRVKEVLGEVDDPGMEIEIAVRKYDVPHIFSDACIALARTLPDKVRPQDKKNRVDLTDVPLVTIDGEDARDFDDAVYCEPAKVGRGKGWRLLVAIADVSNYVETGSAIDVDAYDRATSVYFPRRVIPMLPEKLSNGLCSLNPDVERLCMVCDMLVTAKGDVHAYQFYPAVMFSHARFTYTEVAAILANTRGPEATRRKDRVNDLLNLQDVYHALLVARKVRGAVDFETVETQIVCDEGGRIEKIVPRTRNEAHKLIEEAMLAANVCSADFIAQGKHPGLFRVHEGPTPEKIEMLRNYLKATGVGMSISDDPKTAEFQAIANATKDRPDAQQIHSMLLRSMQQAIYTPMNGGHFGLAFDAYTHFTSPIRRYPDLLVHRVIKAILAHRKYQLPTLPTPGEAHAKLAKRLSKGAASKLQGKVGEPDMKIKKVSPETLAWQAAGLHCSANERRADEASRDVEAWLKCKYMREHLGEEFGGTVTAATGFGIFVTLDAMYVEGLVHITELGGEYFKFDEARQELRGERTGIRYAIGTRVQVQVSRVDLDGRKIDFRLIREGEELVNRAMKDKGVQREGGNRSGNEAPAPKRSGRKAGAGAPRDRDHAERGPIQASAAAKAPGKTPAKGGAAKKKTRTRR; encoded by the coding sequence CTGCTGGACGAGATCGAAGGCACCATCCAGGGTCACCGCGATGGACACGGGTTTGTACTGCGCGACGACGGCGAGTCCGACATTTACTTGCCTTCCAACGAAATGCGCGCCGTACTGCACAAGGACCGGGTCAAGGTCAACATTGTGCGCAGCGACCGCAAAGGTCGCCCTGAAGGCCGGGTTTTGGAAATTGTCGAGCGCCCCCCGCAGCCCATCATTGGCCGTCTGCTGCAAGAAAGCGGTATTTGGCTCGTAGCCCCTGAAGACAAGCGTTACGGCCAGGACGTATTGATTCCCAAGGCCGGTATCGGCAGCGCCAAAGCCGGGCAGGTGGTGGTGGTCGAGCTGACCGAGCCGCCCGCGCTGTTTGGCCAGCCCGTGGGCCGCGTCAAGGAAGTGCTGGGCGAGGTGGACGACCCCGGCATGGAAATCGAAATCGCGGTGCGCAAATATGACGTGCCGCATATTTTTTCCGACGCCTGTATCGCCTTGGCCCGCACCCTGCCCGACAAGGTGCGCCCGCAGGACAAAAAGAACCGTGTCGATCTGACCGACGTGCCGCTGGTCACCATCGACGGCGAGGACGCCCGCGACTTCGACGATGCCGTCTACTGCGAACCCGCCAAGGTCGGCCGTGGCAAGGGCTGGCGCCTGCTGGTCGCGATTGCCGACGTGAGCAACTATGTGGAAACCGGCTCGGCCATCGACGTGGATGCCTACGACCGCGCCACCAGCGTGTACTTTCCGCGCCGCGTGATTCCCATGCTGCCTGAGAAGCTGTCCAACGGCCTGTGCTCGCTGAACCCCGATGTGGAGCGCCTGTGCATGGTCTGTGACATGCTGGTCACCGCCAAGGGCGATGTGCACGCCTACCAGTTCTACCCGGCGGTGATGTTCAGCCATGCGCGCTTCACCTATACCGAAGTGGCGGCGATTCTGGCCAACACCCGGGGCCCCGAGGCCACGCGCCGCAAAGACCGCGTGAACGACCTGCTCAACCTGCAAGATGTCTACCACGCCCTGCTGGTCGCCCGCAAGGTGCGCGGCGCGGTGGACTTTGAAACCGTTGAGACCCAAATCGTGTGTGACGAAGGCGGACGCATCGAAAAGATCGTGCCCCGCACCCGCAACGAAGCCCACAAGCTCATCGAAGAGGCCATGCTGGCCGCCAACGTCTGCAGCGCCGATTTCATCGCCCAGGGCAAGCACCCCGGCCTGTTCCGCGTGCACGAGGGCCCCACGCCCGAGAAGATCGAAATGCTGCGCAACTACCTGAAGGCCACCGGCGTAGGTATGTCGATTAGCGACGACCCGAAAACCGCCGAATTCCAGGCCATTGCCAACGCCACCAAAGACCGGCCCGACGCGCAGCAAATCCACTCCATGCTGCTGCGCTCCATGCAGCAGGCCATCTACACGCCCATGAACGGCGGGCATTTCGGGTTGGCGTTCGATGCCTACACCCATTTCACCAGCCCGATCCGGCGCTACCCCGATCTGCTGGTGCACCGCGTCATCAAGGCCATCCTGGCGCACCGCAAGTACCAGTTGCCCACCTTGCCCACCCCCGGTGAGGCGCATGCCAAGCTGGCCAAACGCCTGAGCAAGGGCGCGGCCTCCAAGCTGCAAGGCAAGGTCGGCGAGCCCGACATGAAGATCAAGAAGGTCAGCCCCGAAACGCTGGCCTGGCAGGCGGCGGGCCTGCATTGCAGCGCCAACGAGCGCCGCGCCGACGAGGCCAGCCGCGATGTGGAAGCCTGGCTGAAGTGCAAATACATGCGCGAGCACCTCGGCGAGGAATTTGGTGGCACGGTCACTGCCGCCACCGGCTTCGGCATCTTCGTCACGCTGGACGCGATGTATGTCGAAGGCCTGGTGCACATCACCGAGCTGGGCGGCGAGTACTTCAAGTTCGACGAAGCCCGGCAAGAGCTGCGCGGCGAGCGCACCGGCATCCGCTATGCCATCGGCACCCGCGTGCAGGTCCAGGTCAGCCGCGTCGATCTGGACGGCCGCAAGATCGACTTCCGCCTGATCCGCGAGGGCGAAGAGCTGGTCAACCGTGCCATGAAAGACAAGGGCGTGCAGCGCGAAGGCGGCAACCGGTCCGGCAATGAGGCCCCAGCCCCTAAACGCTCGGGTCGCAAGGCCGGAGCGGGTGCCCCCCGCGACCGCGACCATGCCGAGCGCGGGCCCATCCAGGCCAGCGCCGCCGCCAAAGCCCCGGGCAAGACCCCCGCCAAGGGCGGTGCGGCCAAGAAGAAAACCCGTACCCGCCGCTAG